In Methanobacterium formicicum DSM 3637, the genomic window CTTTTATTACTGCAACCATATCTTCTTTGGACATACAGTTCAAAGCATCGTCCATATCATCCCATAACATTCCTTTGAAGTTGTCTACGAACACCTCAACTTCACTTTCAGTCATGCATGTTTCAGCCATTATAAAATACCCCCTCATTTTTATTAGTATATATTTTTCTATTGGAGTTATGATTTATTTTTTGGGGTGTGCAGTTATTGCCTAAACTGCCCAAGGAGAATATTGATAACAGAGACAACCATGAAACAGAATAAAACAGAAATACATTAACCGCTGGAAGGTATAATAATGAATATAAATTGGTTGATTTAATTACAGGCACAATAATTGATATTCAAACAACAGTAGAATAGATGGAATACCACTCTAAAAAAGATATGAGGGATAAAATGGTAAAACTAAAAGGATTTGACGATATAGAACTTGAAAAAGAAAAAATTATGAATATTGGAAGTATAGCCCGAATTAACCAGGTCATAGACATACTTGGGGAGTTAGAACCTACTGATGAAATAACAGAGTGTATTGAAATACTGGAAGAAGTAAAAAAGATAGAAGGGTGGTAACAATTTAATTAAATTGTAACAAACTTATCATCCAACTATTAACCACTAATATTAAACTATGGTGTGTACAGGGTCTTCCTATTTTGAAAGTTAGTAGGTAGTCATTCTTTTTAATATTAATAGTAAATGTGACGTCCAGGATTTGAACCCGGATTGCAGGCTTGGGAAGCCCAAGTCTTAACCAGGCTGGACTAAAGTCGCTAATGATGATTTTCGGTTATTATTTATTATTCTTGTTAGTGCTCCGTAGGGGATTCGAACCCCTGTAATCGGATCGAGAGTCCGATAGGATTGCCGACTACCTCAACGGAGCTTTACAAATCTATTGTTATAATTGGCTTTAATATCTATAAACCTTTCGGAGGGCAAATTATAGATTATAACTGGTAAACCATTACCTTTTCTCTTCCAATCTTCTTATAGCCTCATCAAAGAGTATCATTGACTTTTCCAGAATCAAATTAATGGTATAATTACATTTGTAACGTATATTAATGATATTTTTTGCTTTACCATTGGATTCAATGAGTACAAGAGGATAACTCCTGCAGACCTGTGGCCTGGAGTCGTAGATCTCACATTTATGGGTCTCTTTATCCATGAATTTACACGGTCTGATATCTTTGAGTTCGAAGTGTTCGGGGTAGAGTTTATTGTGGATGATTCCATTCTCCAGTTCAGGGTTGAAGGTTAACAGCAGGTTGAGTTCATCCTTGTGTATGAAAATGGATTCAGATTCCTTGCAGCATCTTCCACAAATGAGACACCATTCTTGATGTTCCTTGGCCAACTCATAATTTGATGGGCCACCCATTGCATCTAAACTGATGATGTCTGCCAACTGAATTATTTCTTTAAGGTCCCCTTTACTGACCCCTAATTTTTTGTACTTTTTAACCGATCTTTTCTTTTTCAATCGATTGAAGACCGCTTTCTCCAGGAGTTCAACCTCTTCAGTGGTATTCATTCCACCTTCATCCGACTCCAGAGACTTTTCTCTGAGGGTTTCAAACAGTTCTTTATCAATAAGGAGATCTCTTAACATTGGCAGGCGCTCACTTTGTTTGTTAAATTGTAAATCAAGATATAAACTCTGATTACTCAATTCATCAAAACTAATTCATTGGATAATATGGTTTGATGATTTAAATAATTAATTCTAATATTAAAATTTATTTTAAGTGTTAAATCACTTAAGACCATTAAATCAGGATAATTCAGCCCATAAGTTCTTTATTAAAATATTTTTAATGATTTTTTTTGAATAATTCATTTGATCATCACCTTTAAATATCACTTTTACTTTAAATAAAAATAGGATATATAGACTGGTCATTATAATTAGTGACTGATTATTAATGGTTTTGTTATTATGGATGAAGAAATAGGTACAAGGGACAGAATTATTAACGCTGCTACGCGTCTTTTCCAGCTGCAGGGTTATCATGCCACAGGTTTAAATCAGATTTTAAGGGAAAGCAATGCTCCTAAAGGTTCTTTGTATTATTATTTTCCCAAGGGAAAAGAAGAACTTGCTTTAGAATGCATAAATTTGACCAATGTTTTTGTTGAAAAAACAATTAGGGATGGTCTGGCAGAAATTGATGATCCTGCTGAATCCATCAAAAAATCCATTGAAAAGATTGTAGACAATTCAAATTCTGAAATAGACGATAAACATTCCATTAAAAGTACTAAAAAAGTTTCTGTTAATTTAATTGCATTGGAAACCTATGCAAATAATGAAACATTAAGAAAAGCATGTGAATCTGCTTACAATGCATGGCAAAAGGTTTACACTGAGAAGTTGGTGGAAGGTGGTTTCAACCAGGAAAAGGCAGAGACCTTGGGAATGGTTATTCAATCCATGGTTGAAGGGGCCATAATCATGTCTTTAACCACAAATAGTGATGCACCTATTCAGAAGATTGCCGAACAGATTCCCATTGTACTAAAACATTAAAAATCCTTTTTAATGGATTATTGGGAAGTTTATCTACGAGATTATGGGTAAATCTTCTATTAAACCATTTAATTAAACCATTTTAAAAATTCTTCTTACCTAATCCTTAAAACTCTCCTTTAAATCAAATTTTTAAAAACATTATTATATAGACCGGTCTATTATTATGTCCATATTTGTATCAAAAAATTTCTAAATATTGGGGTTTTCTTCGTTAGGCTCATTAACCCGCTGAATTAGGCTCATTAATACGAGAAATTTTATACTAAACCAGTTTGTGCAATAGAATTTTATCCAAAATTTATCATGTTATGTTGTTCGCCGTAAAAGATCTATTTAATTCTTCAGGAGTACTCAAATGTCATCAATTCAAAATGAAAACTACACTATTAATAAAATTAAACCCTGTAAAAGTACCACCAACCGAATCTTAATTCTGCTGCTGGTTGGTGGGTTCATGTCAATGCTAAATGAAACTGCATTAAACATCGCTTTTCCACATATAATGGGACAGTTTAATATTTCCGCTGGAACTGTGCAGTGGTTAACTACAGTTTATGTTTATGTTTCGGGTATTGTATTTCTTATCAGTGCATTTCTCATTGAACGGTTTTCCACCAGAAAATTATTCACAGCTTCAATGGGATTTTTGATTGCAGGAACAATTGTGGCCTGTTTTTCAACAAACTTTCCAATTCTGTTTGTTGGACGGGTTATACAGGCAATTGGAACCGGTATACTGGTACCCCTAATATTTAACACCGTGCTTATTTTGATACCCCCTGAAAAAAGAGGTGCAACAATGGGAATGGTGACACTGGTGGTAATGTTCGCCCCGACAATAGCACCGGTGCTCATGGGTTTCCTCATGGGATATATGGATTGGCACTGGTTTTTCGTAATGGTACTGGTCTTTTTCGTTGCCATAGCAATTGCTGGAATAGCATTCTTAAAGAATGTAACAGAAGTAGGTCATCCTAAACTAGATCTTCTATCGGTCATACTTGCTGCAATTGGATTTGGAGGAGTGGTAATTAGTTTAAGTGGTATGGGAGAAAATGGATTAAGTCCAAACGTGTCAATCCCTTTAATTGTGGGTATGGTTAGCTTAATACTATTTGCAATTCGCCAGTTAACCATGAAAGAACCTATGCTGGACCTGCGCACGTTTAAATATCCTTCATTCACCATAGGAATTGTAATTACCATGGTTAATGTTATGGTAATATTTGCAATGGTGGTTATACTGCCCATTTACTTGCAGAGTGCCCTTGGAGTCACATCATTTATTGCCAGTCTTATCCTGCTACCTGGAAGTATTTTGAATAGTATTTTATCACTTGTATCGGGTCGTATCTATGATGGGCATGGTCCTAAGATTGTGATCAGCTCTGGACTTGCTATCATGTGTATTTCCATGGTGATGCTTTCATTCCTTTCAGTATCAACACTCCTCATGGTAATTGTACTAATACTGGTTTGTTTTTTCATAGGAACCAGCCTGGTAATGGCACCCAACCAGACACACACCCTGGGAACCCTCCCTCCCAAGTACTATGCTTCGGGTTCAGCTATAATGACTGCTCTACAGCAGATGGGTGGTGCAATTGGTTCTGCTCTATTTGTAAGCTTCATGTCCTTTGGACAGAACAGTTACCTTCAGAATCTGACCAATCCAACTGCCGCACAACAGGTCCAGGCCCTGGTATCTGGAGTGGATTTTGCATATTTAATAGCTGCAGTAGTATTAGGAGTGGTTTTTATTCTATCACTATTCTTAAAACGTGAAAACCCTGCATAAAAGAGATTCAGGTAAAAAGATGGATTTTTTTCGTTTTTTTAATTCATCTTTTTTGATAATTGCACAGATATTTATGCCAGAACAATTTAACTAGATCACTCTAACTGGAACAATCTAACTAAACATTTTAACGAAAATAGCTAAACCCTTAAAATACCTAAAAAATATTAAAAACAGTAGATCTCAAGATCTAAACAATATCTAACATATTTTACCTTTTAACATTCCGGTTAACCAATTTTTAAAAAATAGGATATTAGGCTTTTAATAAATGATATTAGGTCTTAAATTAAGAATATTGAGTTTTAAATAGGAAATATTGGGTCTTAAAATGAGTTATAGTCTTTATTGGCTATTGGTGATGAAATGGGTTATTTAATCTGTGGTAAATGTAAAAGCTACTATAAACTCCAATCAGGTGATTCTGCAAAAGATTTTGTTGATTCCTGTGATTGTGGTGGTAAACTAAGGTATGTTGAAAATTTGGATATTGTTGATCCCAGTTGGAAACAGGTCTCAATCCCGAAAAAAAAGTCCTAAAAGTGAGATTATACGAAACAAGGTGCAATCAGTTTTTTCGCTACGAAATTTCAATTTAAAAAACCGTTTGATTCAATTTTGGTATAATTTAAAAACTCCTTTTGTTCAATTTTGGAATAACTACCGATACCGCATTCGCAATACTCATAACTGGAATAAGAATTATAACACCAATTATAACAACGCCCATTATGGTAATACACAGTATGGTAGAGAAGCTGGCCTCATAGGCCTTATAAATTCCATAAAAAATGAGCTCAATTTCCGTAACATTCGATGGGCCCTAGTAATACCTGTAGCCCTGGTAATAACTATGCTATTAACCTATACGAAGGGT contains:
- a CDS encoding MDR family MFS transporter, whose protein sequence is MSSIQNENYTINKIKPCKSTTNRILILLLVGGFMSMLNETALNIAFPHIMGQFNISAGTVQWLTTVYVYVSGIVFLISAFLIERFSTRKLFTASMGFLIAGTIVACFSTNFPILFVGRVIQAIGTGILVPLIFNTVLILIPPEKRGATMGMVTLVVMFAPTIAPVLMGFLMGYMDWHWFFVMVLVFFVAIAIAGIAFLKNVTEVGHPKLDLLSVILAAIGFGGVVISLSGMGENGLSPNVSIPLIVGMVSLILFAIRQLTMKEPMLDLRTFKYPSFTIGIVITMVNVMVIFAMVVILPIYLQSALGVTSFIASLILLPGSILNSILSLVSGRIYDGHGPKIVISSGLAIMCISMVMLSFLSVSTLLMVIVLILVCFFIGTSLVMAPNQTHTLGTLPPKYYASGSAIMTALQQMGGAIGSALFVSFMSFGQNSYLQNLTNPTAAQQVQALVSGVDFAYLIAAVVLGVVFILSLFLKRENPA
- a CDS encoding TetR/AcrR family transcriptional regulator, yielding MDEEIGTRDRIINAATRLFQLQGYHATGLNQILRESNAPKGSLYYYFPKGKEELALECINLTNVFVEKTIRDGLAEIDDPAESIKKSIEKIVDNSNSEIDDKHSIKSTKKVSVNLIALETYANNETLRKACESAYNAWQKVYTEKLVEGGFNQEKAETLGMVIQSMVEGAIIMSLTTNSDAPIQKIAEQIPIVLKH
- a CDS encoding YkgJ family cysteine cluster protein is translated as MLRDLLIDKELFETLREKSLESDEGGMNTTEEVELLEKAVFNRLKKKRSVKKYKKLGVSKGDLKEIIQLADIISLDAMGGPSNYELAKEHQEWCLICGRCCKESESIFIHKDELNLLLTFNPELENGIIHNKLYPEHFELKDIRPCKFMDKETHKCEIYDSRPQVCRSYPLVLIESNGKAKNIINIRYKCNYTINLILEKSMILFDEAIRRLEEKR